The following are encoded in a window of Microvirga ossetica genomic DNA:
- a CDS encoding sigma-70 family RNA polymerase sigma factor, producing the protein MVTLSNHTADIRHDGTSLQHPVSRSSSVGLDSSIQAHLGQQLRAWYGNPAEGKLPYRLTRLLNRLTEVIRAHTEPIDQAFADGILASVTSLRAFAISLTRDADQAEDLVQETVLRAISKQPQFEAGTNLQAWLFTILRNQFCSEHRKSRREVEDGDGSYAATMIAQPDQEDRIMMHKLEAALGKLPEGQREAILLVGADGLSYEEAAQALGCAVGTVKSRVNRARNCLAELMRLADEDGIIRFHSAET; encoded by the coding sequence ATGGTGACACTGTCGAACCATACGGCTGATATACGACATGACGGGACCTCTCTCCAGCATCCCGTGAGCCGGTCGAGCTCTGTTGGCCTGGACAGCAGCATTCAAGCCCATCTCGGCCAGCAACTTCGGGCTTGGTATGGCAACCCGGCCGAGGGCAAGCTTCCGTACCGCCTGACCCGGCTCCTCAACCGATTGACTGAAGTGATCCGTGCGCACACGGAGCCGATCGACCAAGCGTTCGCCGATGGAATTCTAGCGAGCGTGACCTCGCTCAGGGCGTTCGCAATCTCACTCACGCGGGATGCCGATCAGGCTGAAGACCTCGTGCAGGAGACAGTACTGAGGGCCATCAGCAAGCAGCCACAGTTTGAGGCCGGCACGAACCTCCAGGCCTGGCTCTTCACCATCCTGCGCAACCAATTCTGTTCGGAACACCGCAAGTCACGGCGCGAAGTCGAGGATGGGGATGGATCCTATGCCGCCACGATGATCGCCCAGCCGGACCAAGAGGACAGAATCATGATGCATAAACTTGAGGCAGCCCTCGGCAAGCTGCCTGAGGGACAGCGTGAGGCGATCCTGCTCGTGGGTGCGGACGGGCTGTCCTATGAGGAAGCGGCCCAAGCTCTCGGATGTGCGGTCGGCACCGTCAAGAGCCGGGTCAACCGGGCCCGGAACTGTCTGGCTGAACTGATGAGGCTCGCTGATGAGGACGGCATCATCAGGTTCCATTCTGCGGAGACGTAA
- a CDS encoding PAS domain S-box protein, with translation MGRTNDRRPRRIGAASAADAIQDRAERVSQDQAPDRSQLEQIIAGLTEGVILVEPDQTITYANEAALAMHGVTTLDELGRTVDEYRNNFVLRHQSSDLLEHGRYPIDRVVAGEAFDDVVVVVAHKTNQDWDRTHRIRSLVITDHAGNPDCLVLIVHDVSEQIEAEQRFERAFAANPAPAAICRLTDLRLIKVNEGFLELTGYKREDVLGRTVYEIDVLERADRRDLALERLRAGEAIPQMEACLTVPSDPGGRQVVVAGQPIEVGDVRCMLFTFADLEPRRKAETALRHSEERFAKAFRLAPVPTTISTADDHRLVEVNEAFTRVLGYQAQDAVGYPADDIGFWVEDEERRRFETELTKAGTVRDFEACLRVKGGGYIDCLVSAEIITLSDRACILCSFQDITARRRSEEELVKAIEAVMADASWFSRGVVEKLAAMRHPARPAQAAASVADLTAREREVLTLICQGKSDPEIATELKLARNTVRNHIASLYQKLGVNRRSAVVVWARERGIGAEGVADKRPKVPKRGAGKPVRVVRNNH, from the coding sequence CGGCCTAACCGAGGGCGTGATCCTGGTCGAGCCGGACCAGACCATTACCTACGCCAACGAGGCCGCGCTGGCGATGCACGGAGTCACGACCCTTGACGAACTCGGCCGAACTGTTGACGAATACCGCAACAACTTCGTCCTGCGGCATCAAAGCAGCGATCTGCTCGAACATGGCCGCTACCCCATCGACCGTGTCGTCGCCGGCGAGGCCTTCGACGATGTCGTGGTTGTGGTGGCCCACAAAACCAACCAGGATTGGGATCGCACCCACCGCATTCGCAGCCTTGTTATCACTGATCATGCGGGCAATCCAGATTGTCTGGTTCTCATTGTTCACGACGTCAGCGAACAAATCGAGGCCGAGCAGCGCTTCGAGCGGGCCTTTGCGGCCAACCCGGCGCCCGCCGCCATCTGTCGCCTCACGGACCTGCGCCTGATCAAGGTGAACGAGGGTTTCCTGGAACTCACCGGGTACAAACGCGAGGACGTGCTGGGCCGAACCGTCTATGAGATTGATGTCCTTGAACGGGCCGACCGTAGGGACCTTGCTCTCGAGCGGCTGCGCGCAGGCGAAGCCATTCCTCAAATGGAAGCCTGTCTCACTGTGCCGAGCGATCCTGGCGGGCGCCAAGTGGTGGTGGCAGGCCAACCGATCGAGGTCGGCGACGTCCGTTGCATGCTCTTCACATTCGCTGACCTGGAGCCGCGCCGCAAGGCTGAGACGGCCTTGCGCCATTCCGAGGAGCGGTTTGCCAAGGCCTTCCGTCTCGCCCCGGTGCCGACCACGATCAGCACCGCCGACGATCATCGGCTTGTCGAGGTCAACGAAGCCTTCACGAGGGTACTCGGCTATCAGGCCCAGGACGCGGTTGGCTACCCCGCAGATGACATCGGCTTCTGGGTTGAGGATGAGGAACGCCGCCGCTTTGAAACCGAGCTCACCAAGGCCGGCACCGTCAGGGACTTCGAGGCGTGCCTGCGGGTGAAAGGCGGCGGATACATCGACTGCCTGGTGTCAGCCGAAATTATCACCTTGAGCGATCGTGCGTGCATCCTGTGCTCGTTCCAGGACATTACCGCCCGCCGGCGCTCGGAGGAGGAGCTCGTCAAGGCGATCGAAGCAGTGATGGCGGACGCGTCCTGGTTCAGCCGGGGCGTGGTCGAGAAGCTTGCTGCCATGCGCCACCCCGCCCGGCCGGCACAGGCCGCGGCCAGTGTGGCTGATCTGACGGCACGCGAGCGTGAGGTGCTCACCCTCATCTGCCAGGGCAAGAGCGATCCCGAGATTGCGACAGAGCTCAAGCTCGCCCGCAATACGGTGCGCAACCACATCGCCTCCTTGTACCAGAAGCTCGGGGTCAACCGGCGCAGCGCCGTGGTTGTTTGGGCCAGGGAGCGCGGCATTGGAGCTGAGGGTGTCGCAGACAAGCGTCCGAAGGTCCCAAAAAGAGGTGCAGGAAAACCAGTCCGGGTAGTGCGGAATAACCACTAA
- a CDS encoding CsbD family protein — protein MDKDRIAGSAKQTKGSVKEAIGKITGDSKTQAEGAAEKTAGRAQNAVGGIKDTVRDATKPR, from the coding sequence ATGGACAAGGATCGGATTGCGGGTAGTGCTAAGCAGACCAAGGGCTCTGTCAAGGAAGCCATTGGCAAGATCACAGGCGACAGCAAGACCCAGGCCGAAGGGGCTGCCGAGAAGACGGCAGGCCGGGCGCAGAATGCTGTCGGCGGCATTAAGGACACGGTGCGCGACGCCACCAAGCCTCGCTGA